A single genomic interval of Dromiciops gliroides isolate mDroGli1 chromosome 1, mDroGli1.pri, whole genome shotgun sequence harbors:
- the LOC122736639 gene encoding NADH dehydrogenase [ubiquinone] 1 alpha subcomplex subunit 1-like — MWFEILPGLTVMGMCLTIPGVSTALIQKYTNGGKEKRIARNRYQWNLLERDRRLSGFDCYYGAMGLENITEDE; from the coding sequence ATGTGGTTCGAAATTCTGCCGGGACTGACCGTTATGGGCATGTGTCTGACGATCCCGGGCGTGTCCACTGCCCTCATCCAGAAATACACcaatggaggaaaggaaaagagaattgcTCGTAATCGATACCAGTGGAATCTACTGGAAAGGGACAGGCGGCTCTCTGGATTTGATTGTTATTATGGGGCTATGGGCCTGGAGAACATAACCGAGGACGAATAA